A portion of the Adhaeribacter radiodurans genome contains these proteins:
- a CDS encoding RNA methyltransferase, with protein MRKLKMEELNRVSVEEFKEQEKLPIVLVLDNVRSLHNVGSTFRTADAFAVSKIYLCGITGTPPNKEINKTALGATESVDWEHTTQTADLAKRLKAEGYQIIAIEQADRSVSLADFKPTDNQKYALVFGNEVFGVEDDVMELADAVIEIPQFGTKHSLNISVAVGVVVWDFLSKLRS; from the coding sequence ATGCGTAAATTAAAAATGGAAGAACTCAACCGGGTATCGGTGGAAGAGTTTAAAGAACAGGAAAAATTACCCATTGTATTAGTTCTGGATAATGTGCGCTCGCTGCACAACGTCGGGTCAACTTTCCGGACTGCCGATGCATTTGCCGTGAGCAAAATTTATCTTTGCGGCATTACGGGTACGCCGCCTAACAAAGAAATTAATAAAACTGCTTTAGGTGCCACCGAATCCGTAGACTGGGAACACACGACCCAAACCGCCGATTTAGCCAAAAGATTAAAAGCTGAAGGTTACCAGATAATTGCCATTGAACAAGCCGATCGCAGCGTTTCTTTAGCCGATTTTAAGCCAACAGACAATCAAAAATACGCTCTGGTATTTGGCAACGAAGTATTTGGCGTGGAAGACGACGTAATGGAATTGGCTGATGCTGTGATTGAAATTCCGCAGTTCGGTACCAAACACTCGCTTAATATTTCGGTAGCCGTAGGCGTGGTAGTTTGGGATTTCCTGAGTAAGCTGCGTAGTTAA
- a CDS encoding TerC family protein, translating into MFDIFASPDTWISLLTLTFMEVVLGIDNIIFISIVAGKLPAAEQGRARTIGLMLALVFRILLLLSISWIVSLKDPLFTINLFWTESDFGVTGRDLILLAGGLFLIAKSTTEIHHKLEGELEEAGVSKVYHSLSRVIIQIVLVDIVFSFDSILTAVGLVDNVLIMIIAVIISMGIMLAFSKYIADFVNNHPTIKMLALSFLIMIGFMLVLESLHTHVPKGYIYFAMFFSLLVEMLNMRLRKSSTPPVKLRDSDFD; encoded by the coding sequence ATGTTTGATATTTTTGCGAGCCCTGATACCTGGATAAGCTTATTGACGCTAACCTTTATGGAGGTGGTATTGGGTATCGACAATATTATATTTATTTCTATTGTAGCCGGTAAGTTACCTGCCGCCGAACAAGGACGGGCCCGTACCATTGGGTTAATGCTGGCCTTGGTTTTCCGGATACTGCTGTTGTTGTCTATTTCGTGGATTGTTAGCCTCAAAGATCCGTTGTTTACCATAAACCTGTTTTGGACTGAAAGTGATTTTGGCGTAACTGGTCGGGATTTAATTTTATTAGCGGGTGGTTTGTTTTTGATTGCTAAAAGTACTACCGAGATACACCACAAGTTAGAAGGAGAATTAGAGGAGGCCGGAGTTTCTAAGGTGTATCATAGCCTGTCCCGGGTAATCATTCAGATTGTACTCGTAGATATTGTGTTCTCTTTCGATTCGATCCTGACCGCGGTAGGCCTGGTAGATAATGTTCTTATCATGATTATTGCGGTAATTATTTCGATGGGCATTATGCTGGCTTTTTCTAAATACATTGCCGATTTTGTGAATAATCACCCAACCATTAAAATGCTGGCCTTATCGTTCCTGATTATGATTGGTTTTATGCTGGTGCTGGAGTCGTTGCATACGCATGTACCAAAAGGCTATATCTATTTTGCTATGTTCTTCTCGCTGCTGGTAGAAATGCTGAATATGCGCTTACGTAAATCGTCTACGCCGCCAGTTAAACTGCGCGATTCAGATTTTGATTAA
- a CDS encoding YajQ family cyclic di-GMP-binding protein: MASFDIVSKIDPQSLENALNTVKKEIQNRYDFKDTKGSVELDKKTNIIHITTENSMRVKHIEDIIMGKMVKQNLDATALDFSEEEYPSGPMMKKDVKVKVGVDKETAKKIVKIIKDSKLKVQAAIMDDQIRITGKKIDDLQDVIALMRQSNLGLPLQFVNMKS, encoded by the coding sequence ATGGCCTCATTTGATATTGTAAGTAAAATAGATCCGCAAAGTCTGGAAAACGCATTGAATACCGTGAAAAAGGAAATTCAGAACCGTTATGATTTCAAGGATACCAAAGGCAGCGTGGAACTCGACAAAAAAACGAATATAATTCATATCACCACCGAAAATTCCATGCGGGTAAAGCACATCGAAGATATTATCATGGGCAAAATGGTAAAGCAAAACCTCGATGCTACCGCTCTGGATTTCTCGGAAGAAGAGTACCCCTCTGGCCCCATGATGAAAAAAGACGTGAAGGTAAAAGTGGGCGTAGACAAAGAAACGGCTAAGAAAATTGTAAAAATTATTAAAGACAGCAAATTAAAAGTGCAAGCCGCTATTATGGACGATCAGATACGGATTACCGGTAAAAAGATTGATGATTTACAGGACGTTATTGCCTTAATGCGTCAGTCGAACCTGGGCTTGCCATTGCAGTTCGTTAACATGAAATCATAA
- a CDS encoding lipocalin family protein yields MKKNTREILIGAGTVALGALALRYFSRNHQPLETVPAVDLTRYAGKWYEIAAFPLIFERGCHCTTAEYSLDPAGYVKVVNSCNRKSPQGKKSVAVGKAFPVPDSNNAKLKVQFQWPFKGDYWIIDLDEDYSHALVGTPDRQNLWVLSRSPFMAPTLYQRLVQVAQQKGFDIDHLHLTNQACFD; encoded by the coding sequence ATGAAAAAGAACACTCGGGAAATATTAATTGGTGCCGGCACCGTAGCTCTGGGAGCACTGGCATTGCGGTATTTTTCGCGCAACCACCAACCCTTAGAAACGGTACCAGCCGTAGACTTAACCCGTTACGCAGGCAAATGGTACGAGATTGCAGCCTTTCCATTAATTTTTGAGCGAGGCTGCCATTGCACCACCGCTGAATACTCCTTAGACCCGGCCGGATACGTAAAAGTAGTTAACAGTTGCAATCGTAAAAGTCCGCAAGGCAAGAAATCGGTAGCCGTGGGCAAAGCGTTTCCGGTACCAGACAGCAATAATGCAAAATTAAAGGTGCAGTTTCAATGGCCTTTTAAAGGCGATTACTGGATTATAGACTTGGACGAGGATTATTCGCATGCATTGGTAGGCACCCCCGACCGGCAGAATCTTTGGGTATTAAGTCGTTCGCCGTTTATGGCTCCTACCTTGTATCAGCGTTTGGTGCAAGTAGCGCAACAGAAAGGATTTGACATAGATCACTTACACCTGACCAACCAGGCTTGTTTTGATTAA
- a CDS encoding DUF4174 domain-containing protein — MSKKTMAIWSWMLWCLCWSISGKSQAAESNHPIITQMDKGKHRFLLVFSPDNQNEFLLAQDKMLRQARLGLSERDLLVVQVVNNDVEVNPPVKEEFPSATSLRQTYKVNPEQFTVILVGKDGTEKYRAAHAQAPAVLFGIIDAMPMRQNEAHEKNNK, encoded by the coding sequence ATGAGTAAAAAAACAATGGCCATTTGGAGCTGGATGCTCTGGTGTTTATGTTGGTCTATATCCGGTAAATCTCAGGCAGCCGAATCCAACCACCCTATCATTACTCAAATGGACAAAGGTAAACATCGTTTTTTACTCGTATTTTCTCCCGATAACCAAAATGAATTTTTGCTGGCGCAGGATAAAATGCTGCGTCAGGCCCGTTTAGGCCTAAGCGAACGCGACCTGTTGGTAGTACAAGTAGTAAATAATGATGTAGAAGTAAATCCGCCCGTGAAGGAAGAATTTCCTTCGGCTACCTCCTTACGCCAAACGTATAAAGTAAATCCGGAGCAGTTTACCGTAATTTTAGTAGGAAAAGACGGCACCGAAAAGTACCGGGCTGCTCATGCCCAGGCACCTGCCGTATTGTTCGGAATTATTGATGCCATGCCTATGCGGCAGAACGAAGCGCACGAAAAAAATAATAAGTAA